In Euphorbia lathyris chromosome 10, ddEupLath1.1, whole genome shotgun sequence, a single genomic region encodes these proteins:
- the LOC136208593 gene encoding phragmoplastin DRP1C encodes MATMESLIGLVNRIQRACTVLGDHGGEGMSLWEALPSVAVVGGQSSGKSSVLESVVGRDFLPRGSGIVTRRPLVLQLHKIEDGKTEYAEFLHAPKRKFTDFASVRKEIADETDRITGKSKQISNIPIQLSIYSPNVVNLTLIDLPGLTKVAVDGQPESIVEDIENMVRSYVEKPNCIILAISPANQDIATSDAIKLAREVDPSGDRTFGVLTKLDLMDKGTNALDVIEGRSYRLQHPWVGIVNRSQADINKNVDMIAARRKEREYFETSPEYGHLSSRMGAEYLAKLLSRHLETVIRQRIPSIISLINKTIDELNAELDRIGRPIAVDSGAQLYTILELCRAFDRVFKEHLDGGRAGGDRIYGVFDHQLPAALKKLPFDRHLSLKNVQKVVSEADGYQPHLIAPEQGYRRLIDGSISYFKGPAEASVDAVHFILKELVRKSIAETEELKRFPTLQSDIAAAANEALEKFRDDSKRTVLRLVDMESSYLTVEFFRKIHLEGDKNPNANPNNPSGPSGPNNNIDRYADYHFRKIGANVNSYINMVCETLRNSIPKAVVYCQVREAKRSLLNHFYTQVGRREKERLGAMLDEDPQLMEKRTLIAKRLELYKSARDEIDSVAWK; translated from the exons ATGGCTACTATGGAGAGTTTGATTGGATTGGTCAACAGAATCCAAAGAGCCTGTACCGTATTAGGCGATCATGGCGGTGAAGGCATGTCCCTCTGGGAAGCTCTTCCTTCTGTTGCTGTTGTCGGTGGTCAG AGTTCTGGGAAGTCTTCAGTGTTGGAAAGCGTGGTGGGGAGAGATTTTCTGCCTCGTGGATCTG GCATTGTTACAAGAAGGCCTTTGGTTTTGCAACTTCATAAAATAGAGGACGGGAAAACTGAATATGCAGAATTTCTTCATGCTCCAAAGAGGAAGTTCACTGATTTTG CTTCGGTGCGTAAGGAGATCGCAGATGAAACTGATCGTATTACTGGGAAGTCCAAACAAATCTCTAATATTCCAATCCAGCTGAGTATATATTCGCCAAATG TTGTCAACTTGACCCTCATAGATCTTCCTGGGTTGACAAAGGTTGCTGTAG ACGGTCAGCCAGAAAGTATAGTTGAAGATATTGAAAACATGGTTCGCTCTTATGTTGAGAAG CCCAACTGCATTATATTGGCAATTTCTCCAGCTAATCAAGATATTGCTACTTCAGATGCTATAAAACTTGCCAGAGAAGTTGATCCATCTG GTGACAGAACATTTGGTGTGCTGACAAAGCTTGATCTCATGGACAAAGGCACCAATGCCCTGGAT GTCATTGAAGGAAGGTCTTATAGGCTGCAACATCCCTGGGTTGGAATTGTTAATCGTTCCCAAGCTGATATCAATAAGAATGTTGATATGATTGCTGCTCGCCGAAAGGAGCGTGAATATTTTGAAACAAGCCCAGAGTATGGACATTTGTCTAGTCGAATGGGTGCAGAGTATCTTGCAAAACTTCTGTCCAGG CATTTAGAGACAGTTATCAGACAGCGTATACCAAGTATCATTTCTTTAATAAATAAGACCATTGATGAGCTTAATGCTGAGTTGGACCGCATTGGCAGGCCTATTGCAGTAGACTCGGGg GCTCAACTTTACACAATCCTAGAGTTATGTCGTGCTTTTGACCGTGTATTTAAGGAACATCTGGACGGAGG GCGTGCTGGTGGAGATCGAATATATGGGGTTTTTGATCATCAACTACCAGCTGCTTTGAAAAAGCTTCCCTTTGATCGTCATCTCTCTCTGAAGAATGTACAAAAAGTTGTTTCAGAAGCTGATGGTTATCAGCCACATTTAATTGCTCCAGAACAAGGTTATAGGAGGCTGATTGATGGGTCTATTAGCTACTTCAAAGGCCCAGCTGAAGCCTCTGTGGATGCA GTGCACTTCATTTTAAAGGAACTTGTCCGGAAGTCGATAGCTGAAACAGAG GAGCTGAAGCGATTTCCAACTCTTCAGTCCGACATTGCGGCTGCTGCAAATGAAGCTTTGGAAAAATTCCGGGATGATAGCAAGAGAACTGTTCTAAGATTGGTCGACATGGAGTCCAGTTACTTAACAGTGGAATTTTTCCGGAAGATTCACCTTGAAGGGGATAAGAACCCCAACGCAAACCCAAACAATCCATCTGGTCCATCTGGTCCTAATAATAATATTGACCGTTATGCTGATTATCATTTCAGGAAGATTG GGGCAAATGTGAATTCTTACATCAATATGGTTTGTGAGACACTAAGAAATTCAATCCCGAAAGCTGTGGTTTATTGTCAAGTTAGAGAGGCAAAGAGATCTCTTCTGAACCATTTCTACACACAAGTTGGGAGAAGGGAG AAAGAGAGGCTGGGGGCTATGTTAGATGAGGACCCTCAACTGATGGAAAAGAGAACACTGATAGCTAAAAGGCTTGAACTATACAAGTCAGCAAGGGACGAAATTGATTCGGTGGCATGGAAATGA